Part of the Sulfuriflexus mobilis genome is shown below.
AGGTGATCGGTGCCGGCATCAGTACGTCGGTTTCGTTACTGGCATAGCCAAACATCATGCCCTGGTCGCCGGCACCCTGTTCGTGATCTTCTGATTCGTCTACGCCCATGGCGATGTCGGCGGATTGTTTATCAATCGATGTCAGAACCGCGCAGGACTCCCAGTCGAAGCCCATGTCTGAACTGTTATAGCCAATTTCCTTAATCACACCGCGCGCGGTTTCGGTCATGTCGACCCAGGCGCTGGTGGTGATTTCGCCGGCGATCATGACCATACCGGTAGTGACCATGGTTTCGCAGGCGACACGTGCCTTGGTATCTTGCTCGAGAATCGCGTCGAGAATGGCGTCTGAGATCTGATCGGCGACTTTATCCGGATGGCCTTCTGAAACTGATTCGGAGGTGAAGAGATGTTCGCTCATACTGTTATTTCCTCGTAAAAAAACCCGCTTTAGCTGGACTAAAGCGGGTTCGGGAACTGGATCTCTTCCTCGCTTTAGCCGTATTTATTAAGCGCCCGCAATCTGAATTCAAATCGGCGCTGTCGTGGCAGTGATTATAGGGGGATTGATAGAGAAGTCAAAGAGGATAGCAATTTGGATTGTGACTTTTTGTTACTTAATAAATGTAAGAATGATTACCTGAGTATGGTGTTATTGCTCGAGGCTCACAGAACCCTATCGGGTTCATTGTGAGTACCCTACGCTTCCAGCGTCAGGGCAGCCTCACCCATTTTCAATGGGTCAAGACAAAAAAGGCGCTGCTGCGGCAGTGCCTTTTCTGTGAGGCTCAGGGGGGCGTGGCTGCAGTCGTTCTAATAACCCCAGATACCTTCCAGTAAAGAGGCATAACCCGCATATTGTTCAGGGGTGGCGGCCTCGAAGGAGGGGAAGTTAATCGCCTCCAGCATCGCTTGTCCTTCAGGCGTTTTATCGGCATCCAGCAGGGCTTTACGGATCGCGTTCTGGACATCCTGGGGAACCCTGGAGGAGGCCGAGATCGCCGTATGCGGGACCTGTTCGGTAACGGTAATCGTCACCAGTTCCGGGTATTGTCCGACCAGTGGCGTCGGCACCATCGCACCAATGGCCTTGCCCTCAATGACTTTCTTGATGGAGTCCACTGAATTATTGACCTCGACGATGACCGGCTGGCGCAGCGGGTTGGGGAACATCTCCTCGACGCGCAGCATGCCGAGACTGGGGGAGCCGATCGAGGCAATGGATTTGCCGATGAGTTCTTCCGGGTCGAGGATGTCGGCACCTTCACCTGTCACCAGGGTGTAGGAAACGGCATCGGCACGCTTGGCCAGTATTTTGTAGGCCATACGTTTGGCGCGATAGTCCGTCAGGTGAGCGGCATCGAGGATAAGGTCATACCGGGTATTTTTTTTCATGGTTTCCCAGTAACTGAGGAAATTGATGGCGGTGATGAGCTTAATATCGTGCCCGGTTTGCTGGGAGAGGTAGTCCGTTAGAGGCTGGAAGGCCTCTTTTGTCTGTTCCGGTGGCAGGATCGGCTGGACGACGAAATTA
Proteins encoded:
- a CDS encoding phosphate/phosphite/phosphonate ABC transporter substrate-binding protein; the protein is MNNPLFSVCYKTKKHWLRNLIIVLGLGLFPPLGQAAEYNFVVQPILPPEQTKEAFQPLTDYLSQQTGHDIKLITAINFLSYWETMKKNTRYDLILDAAHLTDYRAKRMAYKILAKRADAVSYTLVTGEGADILDPEELIGKSIASIGSPSLGMLRVEEMFPNPLRQPVIVEVNNSVDSIKKVIEGKAIGAMVPTPLVGQYPELVTITVTEQVPHTAISASSRVPQDVQNAIRKALLDADKTPEGQAMLEAINFPSFEAATPEQYAGYASLLEGIWGY